A section of the Rossellomorea marisflavi genome encodes:
- the holA gene encoding DNA polymerase III subunit delta — protein MVIDIWKKIENARFSPIYLVYGNESFIINETRQRIISHAITEEEMDFNFSTYDLEETPVEVAIEDAETFPFMGERRVVILQNPIFLTSEKSKGKVEHNVKRLEDYIQSPAPYTILVITAHYEKLDERKKITKALKKAGEVVEAKKLSEQELKSWIRERATTHGVQIDEEAVELLINLAGTNLMMLTQELDKLSLYASDTNLVDAAVVEKLTARSLEQNIFALVDKVVQRRTDEALRIYYDLLKQNEEPLKILAILAGQFRLIYGVKELSRRGYGQQKIATNLKVHPFRVKLAAGQAKHFDDAQLSRIIDLLSQGDYEIKSGKIKKELMIELFLLKLHAL, from the coding sequence TTGGTTATCGATATCTGGAAGAAAATAGAGAATGCCCGATTCTCCCCGATTTACTTAGTTTACGGAAATGAATCATTTATTATTAACGAAACCCGGCAAAGGATCATATCCCATGCCATCACGGAAGAAGAAATGGACTTCAACTTTTCAACCTATGATTTGGAAGAAACACCGGTGGAAGTAGCGATTGAAGATGCCGAAACCTTTCCATTCATGGGAGAGAGGAGAGTCGTGATCCTTCAGAACCCTATTTTCCTCACATCTGAGAAATCAAAGGGGAAAGTGGAGCATAACGTAAAGCGCCTGGAAGATTACATACAGTCACCGGCCCCATACACGATCCTTGTCATCACAGCCCATTATGAAAAGCTAGATGAGCGCAAAAAGATCACGAAAGCCTTGAAAAAAGCCGGAGAGGTGGTCGAGGCAAAAAAACTGTCGGAACAGGAGCTGAAATCGTGGATCCGGGAGCGCGCCACGACGCACGGGGTCCAGATCGATGAAGAAGCAGTGGAACTCCTCATCAACCTTGCGGGGACCAATTTGATGATGCTCACTCAGGAATTAGACAAGCTGTCCCTCTATGCAAGTGACACGAACCTCGTTGATGCAGCCGTCGTAGAAAAGCTCACGGCCCGTTCTCTTGAACAAAATATCTTCGCCCTCGTCGACAAGGTCGTCCAAAGGCGTACCGATGAGGCACTCAGGATCTATTATGACCTCTTGAAGCAGAACGAAGAGCCCCTAAAGATCCTGGCCATCCTTGCCGGTCAGTTCCGCTTGATCTATGGAGTGAAGGAGCTATCGAGAAGAGGCTACGGCCAACAAAAAATCGCCACCAACCTAAAAGTCCACCCATTCAGGGTGAAGCTCGCCGCAGGCCAGGCAAAACACTTCGACGACGCGCAGCTATCCCGCATCATCGACCTCCTCTCACAGGGAGATTACGAAATCAAATCCGGAAAAATCAAAAAAGAACTCATGATCGAGCTCTTCCTCTTGAAGCTGCATGCGCTGTGA
- the gpr gene encoding GPR endopeptidase, with translation MKKEEKLDLSVYEVRTDLAVEAREMALVDQGEDQSEISGVIIKEKEEDDVKVSLVSVSKEGEEKIGKKAGNYLTIEAFGIREEDTELQQRVEKIFAREFSRFIENKNIAKDASCLIVGLGNWNVTPDSLGPRVCEDVIVTRHLFRLQPESVEEGYRSVSAIVPGVMGLTGIETSDIIFGVVEKSKPDFIIAIDALASRSIERVNATIQISDTGIHPGSGVGNKRKGLDEETLGVPVFAIGVPTVLDAVTIVSDTVDFLLKHFGKEMREGDRPSRSLAPAGLSFGERRKLTDDDLPEEAHRQTFLGVVGNLDDDEKRKLIHEVLAPIGHNLMVTPKEVDVFIEDMANLIANGLNAALHEAVDQDDTGFKTR, from the coding sequence ATGAAAAAGGAAGAAAAACTCGATTTAAGCGTTTATGAAGTCCGAACTGATCTCGCCGTTGAAGCAAGGGAGATGGCACTCGTCGACCAGGGGGAGGATCAATCTGAAATATCCGGGGTCATTATCAAAGAAAAGGAAGAAGACGATGTGAAAGTCTCCCTCGTGTCCGTTTCAAAGGAAGGCGAAGAGAAGATCGGAAAAAAGGCCGGGAACTATCTGACCATTGAAGCCTTTGGCATTCGTGAAGAGGACACAGAGCTCCAGCAAAGGGTCGAGAAAATATTTGCAAGGGAATTTTCACGATTCATCGAGAACAAGAACATCGCGAAAGACGCCAGCTGCTTGATTGTAGGGCTGGGAAACTGGAATGTGACGCCGGATTCTCTCGGACCAAGGGTGTGCGAAGATGTCATCGTGACCAGGCATCTGTTCAGACTTCAGCCTGAATCCGTCGAGGAAGGGTATCGCTCCGTGAGCGCCATTGTCCCAGGCGTCATGGGGCTTACAGGAATCGAGACGAGCGATATCATCTTCGGTGTGGTGGAAAAGTCAAAACCGGACTTTATCATCGCCATCGATGCTCTTGCCTCGCGATCCATTGAGCGTGTAAATGCGACCATTCAGATCTCGGATACGGGAATACATCCAGGTTCAGGTGTGGGGAACAAAAGGAAAGGCTTGGATGAAGAGACGCTAGGGGTACCCGTCTTTGCCATCGGTGTTCCGACAGTACTCGATGCCGTCACGATTGTCAGCGATACAGTGGATTTTCTACTGAAGCATTTCGGCAAAGAGATGAGGGAAGGAGACCGGCCGTCCCGGTCCCTTGCCCCGGCCGGACTCAGCTTTGGCGAAAGGCGTAAGCTTACCGATGATGACCTGCCGGAGGAAGCTCACCGGCAAACATTTTTGGGAGTTGTCGGAAACCTCGATGATGATGAGAAAAGGAAGCTGATCCATGAAGTCCTGGCCCCGATCGGCCATAATCTCATGGTCACGCCGAAGGAAGTGGATGTGTTCATCGAGGATATGGCCAACCTGATCGCCAACGGGCTGAACGCCGCACTCCATGAAGCAGTCGACCAGGACGATACCGGATTCAAAACGAGATAG
- the rpsT gene encoding 30S ribosomal protein S20, which yields MPNIKSAIKRVRTNNERNVKNAAVKSSMRTAIKKAEAAATNNEDNAQELAKVAVSQLDKAAQKGLIHKNTADRQKARLMKKAN from the coding sequence ATGCCAAACATTAAATCAGCTATCAAACGCGTGAGAACAAACAACGAACGCAACGTTAAAAATGCAGCTGTGAAATCTTCAATGCGTACTGCGATCAAGAAAGCAGAAGCGGCAGCTACTAATAACGAAGATAACGCACAAGAACTAGCGAAAGTAGCCGTGAGCCAGCTTGACAAAGCAGCTCAAAAAGGTTTGATCCACAAAAACACTGCGGATCGCCAAAAAGCTCGCCTAATGAAAAAAGCGAACTAA
- a CDS encoding DUF3679 domain-containing protein: MKMFTLKCLVLAVALFLGVLIGMQYANDGIVETKGAQHEDAFSAPVKVSEDNEGNIEATVLGKDVEGKTLKEKKEKLEEMKAYNFFSSIGKTIAGLVEGITNKLLDFLSSLI, translated from the coding sequence ATGAAGATGTTCACATTGAAATGTCTTGTTTTGGCGGTGGCCTTATTCCTCGGCGTGCTGATCGGAATGCAATATGCCAATGATGGGATCGTAGAAACGAAAGGCGCACAGCATGAGGATGCCTTCTCCGCACCGGTAAAGGTTTCGGAGGATAATGAAGGGAATATTGAAGCAACCGTATTGGGTAAAGATGTCGAGGGGAAGACACTAAAAGAAAAGAAGGAAAAGCTTGAGGAAATGAAGGCCTATAATTTCTTTTCGTCCATCGGTAAGACCATCGCAGGACTGGTGGAGGGCATCACCAATAAGCTCCTCGACTTCCTTAGTTCACTCATATAA
- a CDS encoding YqzM family protein, translated as MNQFEKNVQSKRNDAVDSGVGFVVSFGFFAVMFVIATVIKLIGS; from the coding sequence TTGAATCAATTCGAAAAGAACGTACAATCGAAACGTAATGATGCAGTAGATTCAGGCGTCGGCTTTGTTGTCTCTTTTGGCTTCTTCGCTGTCATGTTCGTAATTGCAACCGTTATCAAACTCATCGGTTCATAA
- the lepA gene encoding translation elongation factor 4: protein MNREEKLNRQSRIRNFSIIAHIDHGKSTLADRILEKTKALTAREMKEQLLDSMDLERERGITIKLNSVQLKYAAKDGEEYIFHLIDTPGHVDFTYEVSRSLAACEGAVLVVDAAQGIEAQTLANVYLALDNDLEILPVINKIDLPAADPERVRQEVEDVIGLDASDAVLASAKAGIGIEDILEQIVEKVPAPQGDPDAPLKALIFDSLYDAYRGVVAYIRVMEGSVKVGDKVRMMATGKEFEVTEVGVFTPKPTGLKELTVGDVGFLTASIKNVGDTRVGDTITLANNPAEEALPGYRRMNPMVYCGLYPIDSNRYNDLREALEKLELNDSALQYEPETSQALGFGFRCGFLGLLHMEIIQERIEREFKIDLITTAPSVIYHVQLTDGESLSVDNPSMMPDPQKVDHVQEPYVKATIMVPNDYVGAVMELCQNKRGNFIDMQYMDDTRVNIVYEIPLAEIVYDFFDQLKSNTKGYASFDYELIGYKQSKLVKMDILLNGENVDALSFIVHMDFAYERGKLIVEKLKQLIPRQQFEVPIQAAIGQKIVARSTIKAIRKNVLAKCYGGDISRKRKLLEKQKEGKKRMKSVGSVEVPQEAFMAVLKMDDTDSK from the coding sequence ATGAATCGTGAAGAAAAATTGAACAGACAGTCCAGGATCAGGAACTTTTCCATCATCGCGCATATCGATCATGGGAAATCGACCTTGGCTGACCGAATCCTTGAAAAGACAAAAGCGCTGACCGCCCGTGAAATGAAAGAGCAGCTGCTCGATTCCATGGACCTTGAGAGAGAGCGCGGAATTACTATCAAACTGAATTCAGTTCAGTTGAAATATGCGGCGAAAGACGGCGAGGAGTATATTTTCCATTTGATTGATACTCCGGGACATGTCGATTTTACATATGAAGTATCCCGAAGCCTTGCAGCGTGCGAAGGGGCCGTACTCGTTGTTGACGCAGCACAAGGGATCGAAGCACAGACCCTTGCCAACGTGTACCTGGCTTTGGACAATGATCTAGAAATTTTGCCGGTCATCAATAAGATCGACCTCCCTGCGGCAGATCCTGAAAGGGTCAGACAGGAAGTGGAAGATGTCATCGGACTGGATGCATCGGATGCGGTCCTCGCTTCTGCCAAGGCGGGAATCGGAATCGAGGATATCCTAGAACAGATCGTGGAGAAAGTACCTGCTCCACAGGGTGATCCCGATGCGCCACTGAAAGCCTTGATCTTTGACTCCCTCTATGATGCATACAGGGGCGTCGTCGCTTACATCCGTGTGATGGAAGGGAGCGTCAAAGTCGGGGATAAGGTCCGTATGATGGCAACCGGCAAGGAATTTGAAGTCACAGAGGTCGGCGTTTTCACACCGAAACCAACTGGACTAAAGGAGCTTACCGTCGGGGATGTTGGCTTCCTGACCGCGTCTATCAAGAATGTTGGGGACACCCGTGTGGGGGACACCATCACCCTTGCAAACAACCCGGCTGAAGAAGCACTTCCAGGTTACCGCCGCATGAACCCAATGGTTTACTGCGGTCTGTACCCGATCGATTCCAATCGATACAATGATCTACGTGAAGCCCTTGAAAAGCTTGAACTGAATGACTCGGCCCTGCAGTATGAACCTGAGACCTCCCAGGCACTCGGTTTCGGTTTCCGCTGTGGTTTCCTTGGACTCCTTCATATGGAGATCATCCAAGAACGTATCGAGCGGGAATTCAAGATCGACCTGATCACGACGGCGCCGAGCGTTATCTATCATGTACAACTGACAGATGGAGAGAGCCTGAGCGTCGATAATCCATCCATGATGCCGGATCCTCAGAAGGTTGATCATGTACAGGAGCCGTACGTAAAGGCGACCATCATGGTACCGAATGATTATGTCGGCGCGGTCATGGAGCTATGCCAGAATAAGCGTGGGAACTTCATCGACATGCAGTACATGGATGATACGCGCGTCAACATCGTCTACGAAATTCCGCTGGCGGAAATCGTCTATGACTTCTTCGATCAATTGAAGTCCAATACGAAAGGGTATGCCTCCTTCGATTATGAACTCATTGGTTATAAGCAATCCAAGCTTGTGAAGATGGACATCCTCCTGAACGGAGAGAACGTCGATGCCCTGAGCTTCATCGTCCACATGGACTTTGCCTACGAACGAGGGAAACTCATTGTGGAAAAGCTCAAGCAGCTCATCCCGAGACAGCAGTTCGAAGTGCCGATCCAAGCGGCGATCGGACAAAAAATCGTTGCCCGCTCAACCATCAAGGCCATCCGCAAGAACGTACTGGCTAAATGTTACGGCGGGGACATCTCCCGTAAGCGTAAGCTTCTCGAGAAACAAAAAGAAGGTAAAAAACGAATGAAGTCCGTCGGTTCCGTAGAGGTACCACAGGAAGCATTCATGGCCGTCCTGAAAATGGACGACACAGATTCGAAATAA
- the hemW gene encoding radical SAM family heme chaperone HemW yields the protein MAKSAYIHIPFCEHICHYCDFNKVFLEGQPVDEYLMRLGEEMKLRRQEGKLDTIFVGGGTPTSLDARQLAYLCEKINEHLPFSGGEFTFEANPGDLGEEKLKVLKDHGVNRLSFGVQSFNDDLLKSIGRTHKSEDVYTSVKAAEKVGFENISIDLIYSLPKQTEEDFKDTLTKALDLGLPHYSAYSLIVEPKTVFYNLMRKGKLSLPSQEQEAAMYDVLIQTMERYGIHQYEISNFAKEGFESLHNLVYWDNEEYVGLGAGAHGYINGVRYSNHGPLKKYMEPVSLGEVPTIQSHDVTKGEMMEEEMFLGLRKTAGVSRKRFEEKFGAAVESIFPDALEEMTGKGLLEVEGDRIRLTKQGRFLGNEVFQSFLGVI from the coding sequence ATGGCAAAATCAGCCTATATCCACATCCCTTTCTGCGAACATATCTGTCACTACTGTGATTTTAATAAGGTGTTCCTTGAAGGCCAGCCGGTCGATGAGTATTTGATGCGGCTTGGAGAAGAAATGAAACTGCGCAGGCAGGAAGGGAAGCTTGATACGATCTTCGTTGGCGGGGGTACCCCGACATCCTTGGATGCACGCCAGCTTGCATACCTATGCGAAAAAATCAATGAGCATCTCCCGTTCTCAGGAGGGGAGTTCACGTTCGAAGCGAACCCCGGAGATCTGGGGGAAGAGAAGCTGAAGGTGCTGAAGGACCATGGGGTAAACCGATTGAGCTTCGGTGTACAGTCGTTCAATGATGACCTGCTGAAGTCGATCGGGCGGACGCATAAGAGTGAAGATGTGTACACTTCCGTCAAAGCAGCTGAAAAAGTGGGCTTTGAGAATATTAGCATCGACCTGATCTACAGCCTGCCGAAGCAGACGGAAGAAGATTTTAAGGACACCCTGACGAAGGCCCTCGATCTTGGTTTGCCTCACTACTCGGCATACTCTTTGATCGTGGAACCGAAGACGGTGTTTTACAACCTCATGAGAAAAGGAAAGCTGTCACTGCCTTCACAGGAGCAGGAGGCCGCCATGTACGATGTTCTCATCCAGACGATGGAACGCTATGGCATCCACCAATATGAGATAAGCAACTTTGCCAAGGAGGGCTTTGAAAGCCTTCATAACCTCGTTTATTGGGATAATGAAGAATATGTTGGTTTAGGAGCCGGTGCACACGGTTATATAAACGGAGTGCGCTATTCCAACCATGGTCCATTGAAGAAATACATGGAGCCTGTGAGCCTGGGTGAGGTACCGACGATCCAATCCCATGATGTGACCAAAGGAGAAATGATGGAAGAAGAGATGTTCCTCGGTTTAAGGAAGACTGCAGGCGTCAGCAGGAAGAGATTCGAAGAGAAATTCGGTGCGGCAGTCGAAAGCATCTTCCCGGATGCACTGGAGGAGATGACAGGTAAGGGTCTCCTAGAGGTTGAAGGCGATCGGATCCGCCTCACGAAGCAGGGACGTTTCCTGGGGAATGAAGTATTTCAATCTTTCCTTGGTGTGATCTAA
- the spoIIP gene encoding stage II sporulation protein P encodes MMVESNRNCSLIRFFKKPALLLFTLTLIPAGHFYSHLPEGKVFLYFTHSEEAYGDGSTVMDAGVMIKKELGKERVQAELDRTDVIQKLLEQNIPYGRAYEKSREILIPVILSHRQPVTLLDIHRDAVGPSVSTVTIHDKPYARIAFVIGQDQPGYKKNLEFAQLMVSELESASPGITRGIILKSGAETNGVFNQDLSGHSLLLEFGGVDNTAEEIGRSARAFSKAYADYLNGETKR; translated from the coding sequence ATGATGGTAGAAAGTAATCGGAATTGTTCTCTGATACGGTTTTTCAAAAAGCCTGCCCTACTCTTGTTTACCCTTACCCTCATCCCGGCCGGTCATTTCTACAGTCATTTGCCGGAAGGAAAAGTTTTCTTGTATTTCACCCATTCGGAGGAGGCCTATGGGGACGGAAGTACGGTCATGGACGCAGGGGTCATGATCAAGAAAGAGCTGGGAAAAGAGCGTGTCCAAGCGGAACTCGACCGTACGGATGTGATCCAAAAGCTACTTGAACAAAACATTCCGTACGGCAGGGCCTATGAAAAGTCGCGGGAGATCCTCATCCCAGTGATCCTCAGTCATCGACAGCCAGTCACACTCCTGGATATTCATCGTGACGCTGTGGGCCCTTCCGTCTCCACGGTCACCATCCATGATAAACCCTATGCGAGGATTGCTTTTGTCATCGGCCAGGATCAACCAGGGTATAAGAAGAACCTTGAATTTGCCCAGTTAATGGTCTCAGAACTTGAGTCTGCTTCCCCCGGTATCACCCGTGGGATCATCCTCAAAAGCGGTGCAGAGACAAACGGAGTATTCAATCAGGACTTGTCGGGTCACTCCCTTCTACTGGAGTTCGGAGGGGTAGATAATACGGCCGAAGAGATCGGACGGTCTGCCCGCGCTTTTTCAAAAGCATACGCTGATTACCTGAACGGTGAAACGAAAAGATGA